CAGCAATATTACCTGTTACTTGTAAGAGCCCATCTTGAGCATCCCTATCTCCTGCTGAGTAAGGAATCTCCACTGTCCGCGTCTTAGTCCCTTCTTTGTAAGTCCCGCAAAATAAACACGGTCCAGCTTCTTAACTTTATATCCAAGACTCTCAAAAATTCTCCTGACAATTCTGTTTCTGCCGGTATGGATTTCTATTCCAAGCTGGCTCTCATCTTCATCTATATATGAAAGCGCATCAGCATTAATAGGTCCGTCTTCCAGTTCAATACCGTTTACAATCTTCTCAAAATCATCCTTTTTCAGATTCTTATCCAAAAAGACCTGATAGATTTTTTTCTTCTCATAAGAAGGATGTGTCAGCTGTTCTGTGAGTTCTCCGTCATTTGTCAGCAGCAGCACGCCCGTTGTCTCTCTATCTAGTCTCCCGACAGGATATACTCTCTCAGCACATTTGCCCTCCACCAAATCCATTACGGTCTTTTCCGCATGAGGGTCAGAAGTTGTTGTAACATAATCTTTTGGCTTATTCATTAAGATGTAAACTTTCTGTTCGCCCTTAATAACCTCACCATTGAACTTAACAACATCATTCTGAAAAACTTTTGTTCCAAGCTCAGTAATTACCTGATCATTAATAGAAACCACTCCGGCTGTGATAAAATCATCAGCCTCTCTTCTGGAACAAATTCCTGAATTTGCAATAAACTTATTTAAACGAGTTCCCTCTTCTCCAGCAGCCTTTGGCTGTCTTGGTTTAGGGGTATATTCCTGAACGTAAGAGCGCTGCTTATCCAAAGTCTCATCCCCGTTCTCTTGGAATCTGTCTATTCTGCTCTCATTCATCTCCTCCCTGCGGGCAGCTCTCTCTGCATCAAAATCCCTGCGCGGCTTCCTGTCTCTATCTCCAAAACTTCTTCTTGGTCTGTCGCCTCCGTCTCGTGAACCGCCAAAGCTTCTGCGAGGTCTGTCGCCTCCATCACGTGAACCGCCAAAGCTTCTTCTTGGACGGTCTCCAAATGTTCTTGGTTTATCTCCGTAACTCCTTCTCTCTCTGTGCTCTCCTCCCTCCTTGTCATCATCAAATTTTCTTCTGAAAGGTCTGTCTCCAAAACTCCTCGGCTTATCCCCAAAACTTCTTCTTGGACGGTCGCCTCCATCACGTGAGCCGCCAAAACTTCTTCTTGGACGGTCGCCAAATGTTCTTGGTTTATCTCCGTAACTCTTTCTTTCTCTGTGCTCTCCCCCCTCCTTGTCATCATCAAATTTCCTTCTGAAAGGTCTGTCTCCAAAACTCCTCGGCTTATCTCCAAAGCTCCTTCTTGGTCTATCTCCTCCGTCACGTGAACTCCCGTAACTCCTTCTTGGTCTGTCACCTCCGTCACGCGAACCGCCAAAACTTCTTCTTGGACGGTCACCTCCATCGCGCGTTCCTCTGAAACTTCTGCGCGGTTTCTCATCTGAGCCTTCACCTTTATCATCTCTGTCGTGATGAAAACTCCTTCTCTGCGGACGTCCTGAGCCTTCCCCGGCTGAGAACTTTCTGTGTCCGTAGCTGCGTCCTGTACTCTTTGAGTCAGAGCGCCTTGGTCTAAATTCCTTTTCCATTTTATAAATATAATCGGCGGCAAATGTATGCCAATAAAAGATTATTTCCTATTTTTACAGACGTTAAAATTTTAAGACATGGCAAGAAGGATTTTTGTGAAAAAGTTTTGGAGGATATCGCCATTAGTGCGGGAGAATCTGAGGGTTGCGCTGCGTTCTATTAAAAACAACAGGCTGCGGTCTGCTCTTACAATTCTTATAGTCGCGATAGGAATTACCTCTCTAGTGGGTATTCTGACGGCTACGGACTCATTAAAAAGCGAAGTCAGCTCCAGTTTTGAAAAGCTCGGAGCAAGCTCATTTACAATTTCTCAGCAATATTTTGGGGGCTCTTCTATCAAAAGCGGAAGAATAAGAAACAATTCAAACATCACCTATTTTCAGGCGGAAGAATTTAAAAGACAATATGATATACCGGCGTTTGTAAGCGTTTACAATTACGCCGAAGCAAAAACCGTTAAGAGAGGCTCATTAAGCACCTCCCCAAGAGTTGAATTGTATGGCGCCGATGAAGATTACGTTCCATATTCAAATGCGCAAATAGCGGAGGGAAGAAATTTTTCACAGCAAGATATTAAAGGCGCCGCTTTTGTCTGTTTGCTTGGGTCCGGCGTTGTTTCCACGGTATTTAAACCGGGAGAGCATGCGGTAGGACAATCAGTTGATTTGGAGGGAGTTAAATATAGAGTAATTGGATTGCTTGCAAGCAAAGGACAAGGATTTGGCGGAGGCGGTGCAGACCAAAGCATAATTGTTCCGGTCACTAATGCGCGCTCCTATTTTTTTGGGGATAACGCCTCTTATGAGATTGGAGTTCAGCCAAGAATTGCGCTTGAGGATATGTCTCCCGTGTATGATAAAGCGGAACAAATTTTCCGAGGAGTGCGCCGCTTAAGTCCTATGGATGAGGATGATTTCACAATTGACCGCAATGAGTCAATGCTAAAACAGTCCGGCAAAACCCTGGGAACAATTACAATAATTGCAGCTGTCATAGGCCTTATTACTCTGCTTGGAGCAGCAGTAGGATTGATGAACATAATGCTTGTATCGGTTAAAGAGAGAACATCGGAAATAGGTGTACGCAAGGCAATTGGAGCTTCATCAAAAATGATAAGACAACAGTTTTTATTTGAATCAATAGTAATTGCGCAGATAGGCTGCCTTCTTGGAATTGTACTTGGAGTGGCTGCCGGAAACGCAGTGGCCGCGCTGATGAAAGCTAATTTTGTTATGCCTTGGATGTGGATGCTGCTTGCAATTGTGATTTGCCTAATTGTTGGCATATCAAGCGGTTATCTTCCTGCAAAACGTGCCGCCGCGCTTGACCCTATAGAAGCGCTGCGCTATGAATAGAATCATGAGAAAAGATAGTAATATTCAATTTAAATCCCCCGCTGAAATCAAAGCCTTTCAGGAAGCGGGAATGAGAGAAGAACTAAAAAACCTGCAGGCTAATTCTAAATACTACAAGAATCTATTCAAAAAGAGTAAGATAGACATTTCCAAAATCAGAAAGATTGAGGACTTGCAGCAAATCCCTGTTACCACAAAAAAAGAGTTGCAAATGTATGGCAATGATTTTCTGTGCGTTCCAAAGGGAGAGGTTATAGACTACGTTACAACGTCCGGCACTCTTGGAGACCCTGTCACTTTTGCCTTGACGGAGAATGACTTGCAGCGCCTGGCCTATAATGAATTCCTCTCATTCACTACTGTCGGGATTACAAAAAAAGATATTATGCAGCTTATGACCACAATGGACAGAAGGTTCATGGCAGGGTTTGCATACTACATGGGGGCGAGGCAGCTTGGATGCGGAATTATAAGAGTGGGCAACGGAATCCCTGAACTTCAATGGGATACGATTAACCGCGTGCACCCTACTTTCTGCATGGTAGTTCCATCATTTATTCTCAAGCTAATTGACTACGCAGATAAAAACGGCATAGATGTTACAAAGTGCTCTATAAAAAAGGCGGTTTGCATTGGAGAATCCTTGCGCAATAGTGATTTCACTCTCAATAAGTTAGGACAGCGTATTCACGACAGGTGGCCAAATCTGGAGATGCACTCCACCTATGCATCAACTGAGATGCAATCTTCATTCACAGAGTGCAAGTATCAGTGCGGAGGACATCTGCAGCCGGAGCTAATCATTGTTGAATTCCTGGATGAAAATAATAATCCGGTTCCGGAAGGGACTCCCGGGGATGTTACAATTACAACGCTGGGTGTTACCGGAATGCCGCTGCTGAGATTTAAGACCGGAGATATATGTGATAGAGTATCAGGTAAATGCAAGTGCGGCAGAAATACCATAAGACTGACTCCTGTTGTAGGACGTCTTGGACAAATGATAAAGTACAAAGGGACAACCCTTTATCCTCCCGCGCTTAATGACGTGCTGGATAACATACCAGGAATTAAGAACTACATCATAGAAGTCTACACTAACTCAATTGGAACAGACAGCATTCGCGTAAGAATTGGCGGATCAGATGCTTCCGACTCTTTTATCAAGAGAGTGAAGGATAGTTTCCGCTCAAAGGTGCGCGTTGCCCCGGACATTTCAATAGAGCCGGAAGACCTAATCTCAAAGGAGATGTTTCCGCCAATGAGCCGCAAGCCAATCAAATTTGTTGATTTGCGTGAAAAGTCCAAATAAGAGATTTTTTATAACTTTGCCGACCATTTAATTTAACGGAGACGACATGGCAGAAGATGATGAAATAAGGTCCGGAGAGACTGATGATGAGCAAGATAAGCATACAGAAGATGAAGGATATTCCGCAGAGGACGCAGCTCAAGATGCTGTTGTAGATGGGGAGGCTTCCGGAAAGTTCACAAAACTTATTGCAGAGGGAGAGAATAAGTACAAAATCACAGGAATGTACAAGAACTGGTTCCTGGATTACGCTTCATACGTAATTCTGGACCGCGCGGTTCCGCATATCCTGGACGGGCTGAAACCTGTTCAACGCCGTATCTTGCATACAATGAAGCTGATGGATGATGGGCGCTTTAACAAAGTTGCCAACATCGCAGGTCAGACAATGCAATTTCACCCGCACGGAGATGCCTCCATTATGGACGCCCTTGTGCAGATGGGACAAAAAAATCTCCTTATAGATTGTCAGGGAAACTGGGGAAATACAGTTACGGGAGATGATGCCGCCGCCGGACGTTACATTGAGGCGCGGCTTAGCAATTTTGCTAATGACGTAGTCTTCAACCCAAAGACAACAGAGTGGATGAAGTCTTACGACGGACGCAATAGAGAACCCGTTACATTGCCCGTTAAATTTCCATTATTGCTTCAGCAAGGAGCAGACGGAATTGCCGTAGGATTAAATTGCAAAGTTCTTCCGCATAACTTTAATGAATTGATAGATGCTGCCGTTGCATATCTGCAAGGCAAAGATTTTCAGCTATATCCGGACTTCCCTTCCGGAGGGATGATAGATGTCAGCCGCTACAATGACGGCAAGCGCGGAGGGGTTGTAAAGGTCAGAGCCAAAATTGCCAGAGTTGATAAAAAAACTATCGAGATTACAGAAATTCCTTACGGCAAAAACTCAAAGGATATTATTAAGAGCATAAAGGCGGCTTATGATAAAGGGAAGATAAAGATTAAAAGAGCTGATGATGATTCTGCAAAAAATGCAGATATCGTAATCACTTTAAATAGCGATGTCTCCCCTGATAAGACAATTGACGCACTTTACGCATTTACGGACTGCGAGGTTTCAATTTCTCCAAACACTTGTGTCATAAAGGATAACAAGCCTCAATTCTTAACCGTAACGGAAGTTCTTAAGGTCAACGCAGATAGAACAAAAGAGCTTCTAAAGCAAGAACTTGAGATTAAACTCCAGGAGCTGCAGGATACATGGCACTATCTTTCGCTTGAGAAAATTTTCTTTGAAGAGAAGAAATATAAGTTATTGGAGAAAGACTCAAAGAGCTGGGAATCACAGCTTTCTGAAATTCACAAGGCAATGCTTGCATATCAGGAACGGCTGCAACAGCCTATCACGATGGAAGATATCCAAAAGCTTGTTGAGAAGCCCGTACGTAAAATTTCCAAATTTGACGTTAAAGAGTGCAATGCAAAAATTGCTAAGGCAGAGAGCGAGATGAAGGGTATAAAGAAGCACCTTAACTCTTTGACGCAGTTCACGATAGACTATTACCTGGCCCTTAAGAAAAAATACGGGGAGAACTTTCCGCGCAGGACTGAAATTGCAAATTTTGAAACAATTCAGGCCACAAAAGTTGCCGTATCAAATGCAAAACTTTACGCAAATTATGCAGAAGGTTTTGTAGGAATGCAGCTTAAAAAGGATGAGAACGCACAATTCATCTGCGACTGTTCAGACATTGATGATATAATAGTTTTCCTTAAGAGCGGTAAATATATTGTCACAAAAATATCTGACAAAACATTTGTTGGCAAGGATATAATTCATGCCGGAGTATTTGTAAAGAATGATGTAAGAACCATATACAATGCAATTTACAGGGACGGCAAAAACGGTTCATGCTTTGTAAAAAGATTTGCGGTTCCTGCAGTTACAAGAGACAAAGAGTATGATTTAACTCAGGGCAAGGCAGATTCAACAGTTCTTTGGTTTACTGCCAATCCTAACGGAGAAGCTGAGACAGTGAAAGTTATGCTGCGTCCAAGACCAAAACTTAAGAAGCTTATCTTTGATTACGACTTTGCACAGCTTGCCGTCAAGGGGCGCGGGTCACGCGGCAACATATTGACAAAGAACGCAGTAACCAAAGTTCTATTAAGGTCCGCGGGCGCATCTACGCTTGGAGATAAACCTCTTTGGTTTGATAAAGACATCAACCGTCTGAATGAAGATAATCACGGATTATATCTTGGAAAATTCCATGAAGGTGATATGATTCTTGCTGTCTACAAAGATGGCACCTATTGTACAACCAATTTTGATTTGACAAACCACTATCAGGGAGAAATCCTGAGGATAGAGAAAATGAATCCTGAAAAGGTCTTTGCAGCAGTCTATTATGACGGCGAGACAAAGAAGTTCTACATTAAGAGATTCTGTTTTGAGGTTAATAATAACCCTACAAATATTTTCATATCAGAGGCAGAAGGGTCTTACCTAGAGAGACTTACAGACAAGCCTGGTACAAAGGCAATTGTCCAGTTCCTGGTTAAGCAGAAAACAGGACGCGGCAAAAAAGCTGTCGAGACCACAAAAGAGGAGAATGAAATTGTTGATATTGACCAGTTTGTAGAGAAGAAAGGCTGGAAGGCGAAGGGAAGAAAACTTACCGGCGTAGAGGTAGAAAAAGTTGGTTTGATAGAGCCGGTTGAGCTGGATGAAGACATGCCGGAGCCGGAAGAAACGGATGTCCCGGAAGAAACTGCATCTGAGGAAGAACCTGATACTCCGGAAGATATCCCGGATGACACACCTGAGCAACCAGGTGATAACCAGCCATCTGATGATAACGGAGACCCTACTCTATTTTAATTCACGATAGTTTATGATACTTTCTTTATGCGGTTTTATGTCATGCGGCAAAAGCGGCATGGGGCGTTACCTAGCCAATGAGTTAAAAACGCAAGTCATTGACTTGGACAGTTATATAGAGACGCAGGAAGGATGTACCGTTTCTGAATATTTTGCAAAAAATGGAGAAGAAAAATTCCGGGCAACGGAATTAAATGCGCTAAAAAAGATTATCGCAGATTACCGGGATAAAAATCTAATTCTATCTCTCGGCGGCGGAACGCCAATGAATCCTGAGTGCAAAAAGCTCATCAAAGAGAAAACTTTTTGCATCTATCTCACCTGTACAATTAAAGAGCTGGCTTTCAGATTAAAAGACACGGCAAGTCAGCGCCCCGTCTTTGCCGCCAAAGGAGAAGCAGATACAGAATCGTGGGTAAAAACCATGCTTGCCAAAAGAGAACCATCTTATCTACAATGCTCTAAACTCCAGGTAGATACCACCATCTGGGATAAAAAATCCATAGCAGAAGAAATCCTAAAAAGATTACCTAACAGGTAATATCAATGTCCCCAAGCGGAGCGGCAAAGTCGCGAACGCCGCGCCAAAGGCGCGTGCCTCCTTCACCGCGGCAGCGGTGTTAACCACAAGGCAATGCGCTGCTTTGTAGCGCATTGCTGCAGCCCGCGCAGCGGGCTGTACTTGCTGCTTTGTAGCGCATTGCTTCAGCAACCTGTAAAACAGGTTGCAGTAAAAAATCCCTTATTGAGGGAGATTTTTTGCAAAAAAAGCACTCATTGAGGGATTTTTATTTATATTTGCAACAAATCTTAAAGCCATGATAGAGGATTCATTATATGCATACATGTCGGAAAAGATTAAAGCAACACCGACAAAATTCAACCGCTACAAGTACAGTCAAATCAATTGGGGTGACAGATTGATTGGCATTATTGGTCCAAGAGGAATTGGAAAGACCACAATGATGCTACAATATCTCATAGCACATCAATACACTGGGAATCACTTATATGTAGCTGCTGACAATATTTATTTTGCAAATCATACTATTCTAGAATTGGCCGATGATTTTGTTAAGGAAGGCGGAACTAATTTATACATAGATGAAATTCATAAATATTCTGGATGGTCAAGAGAATTAAAACAAGTTTATGATGTTCACCCTGATTTGCATATAGTTTTTACAGGTTCCTCTATATTAGACATATACAAAGGCAAAGCAGATTTAAGCAGACGTGTGGTAATGTATGAAATGCAGGGAATGTCCTTCAGAGAGTATCTGGCATTATATCAAAATGTTGATGTCAGAGTTTACACTCTAGAGGAGATTCTAGCACATAAAGTTAAAATTAAAGGCATCCAACACCCGCTGCCTCTTTTCAG
The window above is part of the Bacteroidales bacterium genome. Proteins encoded here:
- a CDS encoding pseudouridine synthase, giving the protein MEKEFRPRRSDSKSTGRSYGHRKFSAGEGSGRPQRRSFHHDRDDKGEGSDEKPRRSFRGTRDGGDRPRRSFGGSRDGGDRPRRSYGSSRDGGDRPRRSFGDKPRSFGDRPFRRKFDDDKEGGEHRERKSYGDKPRTFGDRPRRSFGGSRDGGDRPRRSFGDKPRSFGDRPFRRKFDDDKEGGEHRERRSYGDKPRTFGDRPRRSFGGSRDGGDRPRRSFGGSRDGGDRPRRSFGDRDRKPRRDFDAERAARREEMNESRIDRFQENGDETLDKQRSYVQEYTPKPRQPKAAGEEGTRLNKFIANSGICSRREADDFITAGVVSINDQVITELGTKVFQNDVVKFNGEVIKGEQKVYILMNKPKDYVTTTSDPHAEKTVMDLVEGKCAERVYPVGRLDRETTGVLLLTNDGELTEQLTHPSYEKKKIYQVFLDKNLKKDDFEKIVNGIELEDGPINADALSYIDEDESQLGIEIHTGRNRIVRRIFESLGYKVKKLDRVYFAGLTKKGLRRGQWRFLTQQEIGMLKMGSYK
- a CDS encoding ABC transporter permease; its protein translation is MARRIFVKKFWRISPLVRENLRVALRSIKNNRLRSALTILIVAIGITSLVGILTATDSLKSEVSSSFEKLGASSFTISQQYFGGSSIKSGRIRNNSNITYFQAEEFKRQYDIPAFVSVYNYAEAKTVKRGSLSTSPRVELYGADEDYVPYSNAQIAEGRNFSQQDIKGAAFVCLLGSGVVSTVFKPGEHAVGQSVDLEGVKYRVIGLLASKGQGFGGGGADQSIIVPVTNARSYFFGDNASYEIGVQPRIALEDMSPVYDKAEQIFRGVRRLSPMDEDDFTIDRNESMLKQSGKTLGTITIIAAVIGLITLLGAAVGLMNIMLVSVKERTSEIGVRKAIGASSKMIRQQFLFESIVIAQIGCLLGIVLGVAAGNAVAALMKANFVMPWMWMLLAIVICLIVGISSGYLPAKRAAALDPIEALRYE
- a CDS encoding AMP-binding protein, which produces MRKDSNIQFKSPAEIKAFQEAGMREELKNLQANSKYYKNLFKKSKIDISKIRKIEDLQQIPVTTKKELQMYGNDFLCVPKGEVIDYVTTSGTLGDPVTFALTENDLQRLAYNEFLSFTTVGITKKDIMQLMTTMDRRFMAGFAYYMGARQLGCGIIRVGNGIPELQWDTINRVHPTFCMVVPSFILKLIDYADKNGIDVTKCSIKKAVCIGESLRNSDFTLNKLGQRIHDRWPNLEMHSTYASTEMQSSFTECKYQCGGHLQPELIIVEFLDENNNPVPEGTPGDVTITTLGVTGMPLLRFKTGDICDRVSGKCKCGRNTIRLTPVVGRLGQMIKYKGTTLYPPALNDVLDNIPGIKNYIIEVYTNSIGTDSIRVRIGGSDASDSFIKRVKDSFRSKVRVAPDISIEPEDLISKEMFPPMSRKPIKFVDLREKSK
- a CDS encoding DNA gyrase/topoisomerase IV subunit A: MAEDDEIRSGETDDEQDKHTEDEGYSAEDAAQDAVVDGEASGKFTKLIAEGENKYKITGMYKNWFLDYASYVILDRAVPHILDGLKPVQRRILHTMKLMDDGRFNKVANIAGQTMQFHPHGDASIMDALVQMGQKNLLIDCQGNWGNTVTGDDAAAGRYIEARLSNFANDVVFNPKTTEWMKSYDGRNREPVTLPVKFPLLLQQGADGIAVGLNCKVLPHNFNELIDAAVAYLQGKDFQLYPDFPSGGMIDVSRYNDGKRGGVVKVRAKIARVDKKTIEITEIPYGKNSKDIIKSIKAAYDKGKIKIKRADDDSAKNADIVITLNSDVSPDKTIDALYAFTDCEVSISPNTCVIKDNKPQFLTVTEVLKVNADRTKELLKQELEIKLQELQDTWHYLSLEKIFFEEKKYKLLEKDSKSWESQLSEIHKAMLAYQERLQQPITMEDIQKLVEKPVRKISKFDVKECNAKIAKAESEMKGIKKHLNSLTQFTIDYYLALKKKYGENFPRRTEIANFETIQATKVAVSNAKLYANYAEGFVGMQLKKDENAQFICDCSDIDDIIVFLKSGKYIVTKISDKTFVGKDIIHAGVFVKNDVRTIYNAIYRDGKNGSCFVKRFAVPAVTRDKEYDLTQGKADSTVLWFTANPNGEAETVKVMLRPRPKLKKLIFDYDFAQLAVKGRGSRGNILTKNAVTKVLLRSAGASTLGDKPLWFDKDINRLNEDNHGLYLGKFHEGDMILAVYKDGTYCTTNFDLTNHYQGEILRIEKMNPEKVFAAVYYDGETKKFYIKRFCFEVNNNPTNIFISEAEGSYLERLTDKPGTKAIVQFLVKQKTGRGKKAVETTKEENEIVDIDQFVEKKGWKAKGRKLTGVEVEKVGLIEPVELDEDMPEPEETDVPEETASEEEPDTPEDIPDDTPEQPGDNQPSDDNGDPTLF